A single window of Desulfatiglans sp. DNA harbors:
- a CDS encoding ABC-2 transporter permease — protein sequence MKGNIINLVRRDFDALKSDRIMSNLSTALFTLSVIFASLVNDISLLPLFLFIYNYIQNLFSLDEKHPTEKYFASLPVRRSEIVLSRYLGVVVITAIYLLIAYLVNRGFIFFNFSLSVEARQPLPAGYIILVFLILAFLTSFTLPFYFRFGFSKSNGVSVILWMVLGALTLASFFDSDRSSLTDFIFCQEITGSIILFGSAVLLLAISVPLTVALYNKKDL from the coding sequence ATGAAAGGAAATATTATCAATCTGGTTCGTCGGGATTTTGATGCCTTAAAGAGTGATAGGATCATGTCGAATCTGTCCACAGCACTTTTTACGTTAAGCGTTATATTTGCCTCATTGGTAAACGATATAAGTCTGCTTCCTTTGTTTCTATTCATCTACAACTATATCCAGAATCTTTTCAGCCTTGATGAAAAACATCCCACAGAAAAATATTTTGCATCTCTTCCTGTCCGGCGCAGCGAAATAGTGTTATCCCGCTATTTAGGCGTTGTGGTAATAACGGCCATTTATCTTTTAATCGCATATCTTGTAAACAGGGGTTTCATATTCTTCAACTTTTCTCTCTCTGTAGAAGCGAGGCAACCTTTACCTGCAGGTTACATCATATTAGTCTTCCTGATCCTGGCTTTTTTGACCTCCTTTACTTTACCATTTTATTTCAGGTTTGGTTTCTCAAAGTCAAATGGGGTCTCAGTAATTCTCTGGATGGTTTTAGGAGCGTTGACTCTGGCCAGTTTCTTTGATTCAGATAGATCAAGCCTGACGGATTTTATATTTTGTCAGGAGATCACAGGATCAATAATTCTGTTTGGAAGTGCCGTTCTTCTTTTGGCAATCTCAGTTCCTTTGACAGTAGCACTCTATAACAAAAAGGATTTATAG
- a CDS encoding DUF4040 domain-containing protein has product MTIILILIFLSAAWVPFMPSFIKRYKGGTLALLPLCVFIITLMKRSGLTYTEAESITYKWIPQIGLNITWTYDGLSCLFLLLVSGIGALILIYANDYMKHYPDKDRFYTFIMLFMGSMMGLVLSGNLLIMFLFWELTSFTSFFLISFKHEYEKARQAVLQSLLITAMGGLALFGGIILLGQMAGSFELSDLMNRADVIKSHKLYLPSLILVLAGAATKSAQFPFHFWLPGAMQAPSPVSAYLHSATMVKAGIFLLARLNPVLGGTPQWMFLISLTGALTMFIGAYLSLTQTDLKAILAYTTVSSLGTMVLLFGIDTQASIEAAVLFLIIHAFYKASLFMIAGMIDHKTGTRDIRLLGRLWRPMPKIFVISTLALLSMAGLPPMLGFIGKELIYEAKIQTPDIAVILTILGVVSNVFMVWVSTMLGYRTFIEKDKGMPGHPDEKGLKMVAGPAALVIASLFFGLYPSSMSRLIEPAVSVILREPVNVNLSLWHGFNQVLFLSIFTVTAGFILFLFRNQVLPLLHKVNQALFHIRFSDYFNHLIAGFVKISKKKTAVIQHGYHRIYLMTIFIAAAILIWFMVYIARGWYQGITYTWQPYYVTALTLLIMAASLITAIARSRLMAILSMGVVGLGIALIYLIYSAVDLAITQILVETLTLVLFVLVLQKLPRFARLSSIKSKIRDALIAVAVGSFMTILVLQSLHVNYNHPISDFYVINSLSRGFGKNVVNVILVDFRALDTLGEITVLSIAALGVYSLIKLNRTKK; this is encoded by the coding sequence ATGACCATAATTTTAATACTTATATTCCTTTCGGCGGCCTGGGTTCCATTTATGCCCTCTTTTATAAAAAGGTATAAAGGGGGGACACTGGCTTTGCTACCCCTTTGCGTGTTCATAATAACACTCATGAAGAGATCTGGCCTTACTTATACAGAAGCCGAGAGCATTACCTATAAGTGGATACCCCAGATCGGGCTCAATATAACCTGGACATATGACGGGCTCAGCTGCCTGTTTCTGTTGCTGGTCTCAGGCATCGGTGCATTAATCCTGATCTATGCCAATGATTACATGAAGCATTATCCTGACAAGGACAGGTTTTATACCTTTATCATGCTTTTTATGGGCTCAATGATGGGTCTTGTCCTGTCAGGAAACCTGCTGATCATGTTTCTTTTCTGGGAACTTACAAGCTTTACCTCCTTTTTCTTGATCAGCTTTAAGCACGAATACGAAAAGGCCAGGCAGGCGGTCCTGCAGTCATTGCTGATAACCGCAATGGGGGGGCTTGCCCTTTTCGGGGGGATTATTTTACTCGGCCAGATGGCCGGGAGCTTTGAGCTGAGCGATCTGATGAACAGGGCAGATGTCATTAAATCCCATAAACTCTATTTACCATCTCTGATACTTGTGCTGGCAGGCGCTGCAACCAAATCAGCTCAGTTCCCTTTTCATTTCTGGTTGCCCGGAGCCATGCAGGCGCCATCCCCGGTAAGCGCCTACCTTCATTCTGCCACAATGGTAAAGGCAGGTATATTTCTGCTGGCAAGGCTGAACCCTGTTCTGGGAGGCACACCCCAGTGGATGTTTCTAATAAGCCTGACAGGGGCATTGACCATGTTTATCGGCGCCTACCTTTCACTCACCCAGACAGACCTTAAGGCCATACTGGCATACACGACAGTAAGTTCCCTGGGCACCATGGTCCTGCTTTTCGGTATTGATACACAAGCATCCATAGAGGCAGCTGTTCTCTTTTTGATTATCCATGCCTTTTACAAGGCATCACTGTTTATGATTGCCGGGATGATAGATCATAAAACCGGCACAAGGGATATCAGGCTTCTGGGCAGGCTCTGGAGGCCTATGCCAAAGATCTTTGTAATATCCACACTCGCGCTGCTTTCAATGGCCGGATTGCCTCCCATGCTTGGCTTTATCGGAAAAGAGCTGATCTATGAAGCTAAAATCCAGACCCCGGATATTGCTGTTATATTGACCATCCTGGGTGTAGTGTCCAATGTTTTTATGGTCTGGGTATCAACCATGCTGGGTTATCGCACCTTTATAGAAAAGGATAAAGGGATGCCCGGACACCCTGATGAAAAGGGGCTGAAAATGGTTGCAGGGCCTGCTGCGCTTGTAATTGCCAGTCTTTTTTTCGGTCTCTATCCTTCAAGCATGTCCAGGCTTATTGAACCGGCTGTAAGCGTTATCCTGCGGGAACCTGTTAATGTAAATCTGTCTCTCTGGCATGGCTTTAATCAGGTTCTGTTTCTCAGCATCTTTACTGTCACTGCTGGTTTTATCCTGTTTCTATTCAGAAATCAGGTTTTACCGCTCCTGCATAAGGTCAACCAGGCCCTGTTCCATATCAGATTCTCTGACTATTTTAATCATCTGATTGCGGGTTTTGTAAAGATTTCAAAAAAGAAAACCGCGGTTATCCAGCATGGTTATCACCGGATATACCTGATGACCATCTTTATTGCCGCAGCCATACTCATATGGTTTATGGTATATATTGCCAGGGGATGGTATCAGGGCATTACCTATACCTGGCAGCCATACTATGTGACAGCGCTTACACTTCTGATAATGGCGGCGTCGCTCATTACTGCAATCGCCCGATCCCGACTGATGGCCATTCTCTCCATGGGTGTTGTCGGACTGGGTATTGCACTGATCTATCTTATATACAGCGCTGTTGACCTGGCTATTACACAGATACTTGTTGAAACCCTTACCCTGGTATTATTTGTGCTTGTTTTACAGAAGCTCCCCAGGTTTGCCAGGCTTTCTTCGATCAAATCGAAAATAAGGGATGCTCTTATTGCGGTTGCTGTCGGCAGCTTCATGACAATACTTGTGCTGCAGTCGTTACATGTGAACTATAACCACCCGATATCTGATTTTTATGTAATAAACAGCCTCTCGCGCGGATTTGGGAAAAATGTGGTGAATGTTATCCTTGTCGATTTCAGGGCGCTGGATACCCTGGGAGAAATAACTGTTTTGAGCATTGCAGCCCTTGGCGTATATTCATTAATCAAATTAAACAGAACTAAGAAATGA
- a CDS encoding NADH-quinone oxidoreductase subunit NuoF: MGNREIVVLMGTCGKSAGADRVYDKFASALKAKSIAGVELKQSGCAGLCYSEVNVRTFRDGKEYLYAQITEDDVEKFIDSEIIENKTYMEKILFEADPVDDTALFPKQKRIVLRNCGKITPTSVDDYIAKDGYKAILKALTMPPEKVVQEIKDSGLRGRGGAGFPTGLKWELTRKNPAPEGRYFICNADEGDPGAFMDRSVLEGDPHSVIEGMLIGAYAIGANHGYIYVRAEYPLAVKHCLKAIEDAKARGFLGENIMGSGFSFDLKTKEGAGAFVCGEETALIASIEGKRGMPSLRPPYPAEKGVFGKSTVINNVETLANIPWIILNGGSKYSETGYEKSRGTKVFALAGKIKKGGLVEVPMGTTLREVIYDIGGGMAEPEYKFKAVQLGGPSGGCIPERLLDLPVDYESLVKTGAIMGSGGMVIMDERSCMVDLARYFLNFTQNESCGKCTFCRLGTKRMLEILERICKGQGTMDDLTLLQEIAKKCSTSSLCALGGSAPNPVLTTLKYFYDEYVEHIVNKRCPAKYCKKLLTYTINDKCIGCTACARKCPVKAISGEKKTRHFIDQQKCIKCGACVATCKFNAIDTE; this comes from the coding sequence ATGGGAAATAGAGAAATAGTTGTACTGATGGGGACATGCGGTAAATCAGCAGGCGCAGACAGGGTTTATGATAAATTTGCCTCTGCCCTCAAGGCAAAAAGCATAGCAGGAGTAGAACTGAAACAGTCAGGGTGTGCAGGGCTCTGCTATTCAGAGGTCAATGTCAGGACCTTTCGGGATGGCAAAGAGTACCTCTATGCACAGATAACCGAAGATGATGTTGAAAAGTTCATAGACTCAGAAATCATTGAAAATAAAACATACATGGAAAAAATCCTGTTTGAGGCGGACCCTGTTGATGATACAGCCCTTTTCCCCAAGCAGAAAAGGATTGTACTCAGAAACTGCGGTAAAATCACACCCACCTCAGTCGACGATTATATTGCTAAAGATGGATACAAGGCCATTTTAAAGGCGCTTACGATGCCGCCGGAAAAGGTGGTTCAGGAGATAAAGGATTCCGGGCTCAGGGGCCGCGGCGGTGCAGGATTTCCTACCGGGCTCAAGTGGGAGCTTACCAGAAAAAACCCTGCGCCTGAAGGTCGATACTTTATATGTAATGCTGATGAGGGTGACCCTGGCGCATTTATGGACAGGAGTGTGCTTGAGGGTGACCCCCACTCAGTAATAGAGGGCATGCTGATAGGCGCTTATGCAATAGGCGCCAACCACGGTTATATATATGTCAGGGCAGAATACCCACTCGCAGTTAAACACTGCCTTAAGGCAATAGAGGATGCAAAGGCAAGGGGGTTCCTTGGCGAAAATATTATGGGTAGCGGTTTCTCTTTTGATCTTAAGACAAAGGAGGGTGCAGGGGCATTTGTGTGCGGAGAAGAGACAGCCCTTATTGCATCAATAGAAGGGAAAAGGGGTATGCCCAGCCTGCGGCCCCCTTATCCTGCTGAAAAGGGGGTGTTTGGGAAATCAACTGTAATAAATAATGTTGAGACCCTGGCGAACATCCCCTGGATAATCCTGAACGGGGGCAGCAAATATTCTGAGACAGGGTATGAAAAAAGCAGGGGCACCAAGGTCTTTGCCCTCGCAGGGAAAATCAAAAAGGGCGGCCTTGTTGAGGTGCCCATGGGAACAACCCTTCGTGAGGTCATATATGATATAGGCGGGGGCATGGCAGAGCCTGAATATAAATTCAAGGCGGTTCAGCTGGGTGGCCCTTCGGGTGGATGCATCCCTGAAAGGCTCCTTGATCTGCCTGTTGACTATGAGAGCCTTGTTAAAACAGGGGCCATCATGGGCTCAGGCGGTATGGTTATCATGGATGAGAGAAGCTGCATGGTGGATCTTGCAAGATACTTCTTAAATTTCACACAGAATGAATCATGCGGTAAATGCACCTTCTGCAGGCTCGGCACAAAAAGGATGCTTGAAATCCTTGAGAGGATATGCAAAGGGCAAGGCACCATGGATGACCTTACACTCCTTCAGGAGATCGCAAAAAAATGCTCAACATCCTCTTTGTGCGCCCTTGGCGGCTCAGCCCCAAACCCTGTGCTTACAACCCTTAAATATTTTTATGATGAATATGTTGAGCATATTGTAAATAAAAGGTGCCCGGCAAAATACTGCAAAAAGCTATTGACCTATACCATAAATGATAAATGCATCGGGTGTACTGCATGCGCAAGAAAATGCCCGGTAAAGGCCATATCCGGAGAAAAAAAGACACGCCATTTTATAGATCAGCAAAAGTGCATAAAGTGCGGGGCCTGTGTCGCCACATGCAAATTTAATGCAATTGATACAGAGTAA
- a CDS encoding FAD-dependent oxidoreductase, whose translation MKLTIDGIPFETDKDITILEACESIGIEIPTLCNDPRLIPFTSCFLCVVEVEGAKGSVPACATKVREGMVVKTNTQNINETRRLCMELLLSDHAGDCIAPCRFNCPAGIDIQSYVAHVANRDYKSAIKTIKDTNPLPLVCGRVCPKPCEDVCRRGLMEGPVAIDNIKRFVSDEDLKEPFIPEVKPATGKRIAIVGAGPAGLSCAYYLKIEGYDVEIFEKSDRPGGMLLWGIPEYRLPKSLLAKEIEIITRMGVKIHFNKTLGKDFSIKDLKERYDAVFLAIGAQKSTAMRVKNEDAKGVFGGIDFLYTVAKGNKIDIGKGVVVVGGGNTAIDAARTAVRLGAGNVTIVYRRTRDEMPAEDIEIEEAGHEGAIFKFLRAPTEILTQDGKVTGIKCQVMGLGEADSSGRRRPVPVDGEFETIEADTIIAAIGQYVDPSGLDVPVDGTNGISLTKYNTISANVDERTFQTNIPGIFAGGDAVTGPSIAISAIAHGRYGALSIHSWLSDQPLVKDFRSAFNFSLGQKLTEVDKNYIPHAPKQEREKSGSLPIKERLDNFNEVDFTYSEEQAVREAKRCLSCGCLDADECKLRLYAERFKINVNRIRGGIREQHIDSSSKYLVFDSTKCIKCGKCIRVCSDLKAIGALGFAGRGFETDMLPSMEKSLIETSCVECGSCESVCPSGAILDKSLVLEKIAQFKTEVKPSICRECSIGCEIFTVLYEDKIIRVIPKNRGTVYESMLCKTGRYESMMDIEKSQAFDFSQYEKMKLYDASIRDIKTAISSSEVIINWGVDIFNFYAPVSYHLKKYLDKNSDAALSTYFYFKIDFDIFGFNNYPINRVKSQSETIMDKGLLQVIESGKRILIILEETSLSKTEIEYFMNLKEKGNIKILNLVRRKNF comes from the coding sequence ATGAAGCTTACAATAGATGGCATACCCTTTGAAACAGATAAGGATATTACAATACTTGAGGCATGCGAAAGTATCGGTATAGAGATACCAACGCTATGCAATGACCCGAGGCTTATCCCCTTTACATCATGCTTTTTATGTGTGGTGGAGGTTGAGGGTGCAAAAGGTTCTGTGCCTGCATGCGCCACAAAGGTAAGAGAGGGCATGGTTGTAAAAACCAATACTCAAAACATCAATGAGACAAGAAGGCTCTGCATGGAGCTTCTTTTGTCGGATCATGCAGGGGATTGTATTGCACCGTGCCGCTTTAACTGCCCTGCTGGCATTGACATCCAGTCATATGTGGCCCATGTCGCAAACAGGGACTATAAAAGCGCCATTAAGACCATAAAGGATACAAACCCGCTGCCCCTGGTTTGCGGCAGGGTCTGCCCCAAGCCCTGCGAGGATGTGTGCAGAAGGGGGCTTATGGAAGGCCCTGTTGCTATTGATAACATAAAACGCTTTGTATCTGATGAAGACCTTAAAGAGCCATTTATCCCTGAGGTTAAACCTGCTACAGGTAAAAGGATAGCAATAGTCGGGGCAGGCCCCGCGGGGCTAAGCTGCGCCTATTATCTGAAGATAGAGGGTTATGATGTTGAGATCTTTGAAAAGTCAGACAGGCCCGGCGGGATGCTGCTCTGGGGCATACCTGAATACAGGCTCCCTAAAAGTCTTCTGGCTAAAGAGATTGAGATCATAACACGCATGGGGGTAAAGATTCATTTTAACAAAACCCTTGGCAAAGATTTCTCTATCAAGGATTTGAAGGAAAGGTATGATGCGGTTTTCTTAGCGATCGGCGCGCAGAAAAGCACAGCCATGAGGGTTAAGAATGAAGATGCAAAAGGTGTGTTTGGCGGGATAGATTTTTTATACACTGTTGCAAAGGGTAATAAGATTGATATCGGTAAAGGCGTTGTGGTTGTGGGCGGAGGTAACACTGCTATAGATGCAGCAAGAACGGCTGTACGCCTGGGCGCAGGGAATGTTACCATTGTCTACAGAAGGACAAGGGATGAGATGCCTGCTGAGGATATTGAGATTGAAGAGGCGGGGCATGAAGGGGCCATCTTTAAATTCTTACGTGCACCGACTGAAATCCTTACACAGGATGGAAAGGTAACAGGGATCAAGTGTCAGGTCATGGGGCTTGGCGAGGCAGACTCAAGCGGGAGGAGAAGGCCGGTACCAGTAGATGGAGAGTTTGAGACAATTGAGGCGGATACAATTATTGCGGCCATTGGGCAGTATGTTGATCCTTCCGGGCTTGATGTCCCTGTTGATGGGACAAATGGTATTTCCCTCACAAAATATAACACCATCTCAGCCAACGTGGATGAGAGGACATTCCAGACAAATATACCGGGTATATTCGCTGGTGGTGATGCTGTAACAGGCCCTTCCATTGCCATAAGTGCGATCGCCCATGGCAGGTATGGGGCTTTATCTATCCATTCATGGCTTTCAGACCAGCCTCTGGTTAAGGATTTCAGGTCTGCATTTAATTTTTCTTTGGGACAGAAACTTACAGAAGTGGATAAAAACTATATCCCCCACGCACCCAAACAAGAGAGAGAGAAATCGGGCTCTTTACCCATTAAAGAGCGGCTTGATAACTTTAATGAGGTAGATTTTACCTACTCTGAAGAGCAGGCGGTTCGCGAGGCTAAAAGGTGCCTTTCATGCGGCTGCCTTGATGCGGATGAATGCAAGTTAAGGCTCTATGCTGAAAGGTTTAAAATAAATGTAAACCGCATCAGGGGAGGCATCAGGGAACAGCATATAGACAGCTCCTCAAAATATCTGGTATTTGATTCAACCAAGTGTATCAAGTGCGGTAAATGCATAAGGGTGTGCAGCGATCTCAAGGCCATAGGGGCGCTCGGTTTTGCGGGCAGGGGGTTTGAAACAGACATGCTCCCCTCAATGGAAAAGAGCCTTATTGAGACAAGCTGCGTTGAATGCGGCTCATGCGAATCTGTCTGCCCATCCGGGGCAATCCTTGATAAATCCCTTGTCCTTGAAAAGATCGCCCAGTTTAAAACAGAGGTAAAGCCATCTATCTGCAGGGAATGCTCTATCGGCTGTGAGATTTTCACTGTTTTATATGAGGATAAGATTATAAGGGTAATACCTAAGAACAGGGGCACTGTTTACGAATCAATGTTATGTAAGACAGGCAGATATGAGAGCATGATGGATATTGAAAAATCACAGGCGTTTGATTTTTCACAATACGAAAAGATGAAACTTTATGATGCCTCAATCAGGGATATAAAAACCGCTATCAGCAGTTCAGAGGTTATAATCAACTGGGGGGTGGATATATTTAATTTTTATGCACCTGTCAGCTATCATTTAAAGAAGTACCTGGATAAAAACTCTGATGCTGCTTTATCCACCTATTTTTATTTCAAAATAGACTTTGATATCTTTGGTTTCAACAATTATCCTATTAACAGGGTTAAATCTCAAAGTGAAACCATTATGGATAAAGGGTTACTCCAGGTAATTGAATCAGGAAAAAGGATATTGATCATCCTGGAAGAGACCTCTCTTTCAAAAACAGAAATTGAATATTTCATGAACTTAAAAGAAAAAGGAAATATAAAAATATTAAACCTCGTCAGGAGAAAAAATTTTTAA
- a CDS encoding ABC-2 transporter permease, giving the protein MAGNIISLIRKDFYTLWTEKAIGVSVFLPVIVLSSIAPAWKSLALLFLPIFTLSYGLNTFMLEEKYRTERFFASLAVRRREIVLSRYFGIAVIMAVHLILAYSANFGFYLAGKLKFQLPPGYFSLVLMVVSLLISISFPVYFKYGVTKAMNLISFGFMAAFYALFFAVFKIPGLFEKIRKFSLEDTSIMAFILTGIAILLFVLSIRISSGIYLKRDI; this is encoded by the coding sequence ATGGCAGGTAATATAATCAGCCTCATTAGAAAGGATTTCTATACCCTGTGGACAGAAAAGGCGATAGGGGTATCTGTATTTTTACCAGTAATAGTTTTATCTTCTATTGCCCCGGCATGGAAGTCTCTTGCCCTGCTTTTTTTACCAATTTTTACATTATCGTATGGCTTGAACACTTTCATGTTGGAAGAAAAATACAGGACAGAAAGATTTTTTGCCTCCCTCGCTGTACGACGCAGAGAGATTGTTTTATCAAGGTATTTCGGGATAGCAGTGATAATGGCTGTTCATCTAATTCTGGCCTATTCGGCAAATTTTGGATTTTATCTTGCGGGCAAGCTAAAATTTCAGCTCCCTCCCGGTTATTTTTCATTGGTCTTGATGGTTGTGTCATTGCTTATATCTATCTCTTTCCCGGTTTACTTCAAATATGGAGTCACAAAAGCAATGAATCTTATATCATTTGGGTTTATGGCGGCCTTTTATGCCCTCTTCTTCGCTGTATTTAAAATACCAGGACTGTTCGAAAAGATAAGAAAATTTTCATTGGAGGATACATCTATAATGGCATTTATTCTGACAGGGATTGCAATCCTTTTATTTGTTCTCTCTATCAGGATATCTTCAGGCATATACTTAAAAAGGGACATATAA
- a CDS encoding c-type cytochrome, which translates to MKTYLILILFTILIFYSFSTASADDKSVYDSLKCGICHKADTGKTYPSLIEISKAYNGDTEKLVKYFQGKSEPIMNLEKAKSMEKFLEKTKALSEDELNSLVEFILSHEE; encoded by the coding sequence ATGAAAACCTATTTAATACTGATTCTTTTTACTATTCTGATTTTTTACTCCTTTAGCACTGCCAGCGCTGATGATAAATCGGTTTATGATTCCCTGAAGTGCGGGATATGTCATAAGGCAGATACAGGAAAGACATATCCCTCACTAATTGAAATTTCAAAAGCTTATAATGGGGATACAGAAAAGCTTGTTAAATATTTTCAGGGGAAGAGCGAACCGATAATGAATCTTGAAAAGGCAAAGAGCATGGAAAAATTCCTTGAAAAAACAAAGGCGCTGTCTGAAGATGAATTAAATTCGCTGGTTGAATTTATATTAAGTCATGAGGAGTAA
- the nuoE gene encoding NADH-quinone oxidoreductase subunit NuoE produces MHQTLPALYQSFGKRHDSLIPILQGIQNKLKYIPKEAISIIANELSMYESDIYGVITFYTQFRLSPVGQHIIKVCKGTACHVGGAETVGEAVSEMLQISKNETSRGNKFTLEYVACLGCCSLAPVMMIDDKVYAHLTKEKIKKILEEY; encoded by the coding sequence ATACATCAAACCCTGCCTGCTCTTTATCAAAGCTTTGGTAAAAGACATGATTCCCTGATACCCATTCTACAGGGGATACAGAACAAACTTAAGTACATTCCAAAAGAGGCAATATCTATAATAGCAAACGAACTCTCCATGTATGAAAGCGATATATATGGGGTCATTACCTTTTATACCCAGTTCAGGTTAAGCCCTGTTGGCCAGCATATTATTAAGGTCTGTAAAGGGACTGCATGCCACGTTGGAGGGGCTGAAACCGTAGGAGAGGCTGTGAGCGAGATGCTGCAAATCTCCAAAAATGAAACCTCCAGAGGAAACAAATTCACCCTTGAATATGTTGCATGCCTGGGATGCTGTTCCCTTGCCCCGGTCATGATGATCGATGACAAGGTCTATGCCCACTTAACAAAAGAGAAGATAAAAAAGATACTTGAAGAGTATTAA